In one Chroicocephalus ridibundus chromosome Z, bChrRid1.1, whole genome shotgun sequence genomic region, the following are encoded:
- the ARK2N gene encoding protein ARK2N isoform X1 has product MKMEAVGKAEELVDSEVPPKTSEKQETAPDEDGPIELETQTQKDDVPTAADSAVLSSMPCLLMELRRDSSESQLASTESDKPTGGRVYESDSSNHCMLSPSSSGHLADSDTLSSTEENEPCQAEAAVGGDPSAASGAAAGRKSRRSRSESETSAMAAKKNRQSSDKQNGRVTKVKGHRSQKHKERIRLLRQKREAAARKKYNLLQDSSTSDSDLTCDSSTSSSDDDEEVSGSSKTITAEIPAGFSRAGGSGGATREIPGLLDRGTVWDRNCIGNVLEEAMNCFAEMQRQTEEKFRMWIEKLTRLDTDEESKQQLEPREPKIQLVGQRIPPTTQSGAFIQMPDSQVLPQQSFNSYMGYQNVDATLEFPATFNNNFPPIFPENGNIAEPDLNQS; this is encoded by the exons ATGAAGATGGAGGCAGTAGGAAAAGCAGAAGAACTTGTTGATTCAGAAGTTCCACCAAAGACTTCTGAAAAGCAAGAGACTGCTCCTGATGAAGACGGACCTATAGAACTCGAGACACAAACTCAGAAAGACGACGTGCCCACTGCAGCAGACTCTGCGGTGCTCTCTTCCATGCCTTGCTTACTGATGGAACTGAGGCGAGACTCCTCAGAGTCTCAGCTAGCATCTACAGAGAGCGATAAGCCAACGGGTGGTCGAGTTTACGAAAGTGACTCTTCTAATCATTGCATGCTTTCCCCTTCTTCCAGTGGGCATTTGGCTGACTCAGATACATTGTCTTCCACAGAAGAGAATGAGCCCTGTCAAGCTGAAGCTGCTGTAGGGGGAGACCCTTCGGCGGCATccggggctgcagctgggaggaaaTCCAGGCGATCCAGGTCCGAAAGTGAAACTTCAGCAATGGCTGCCAAGAAAAACCGACAGTCTAGTGATAAGCAGAATGGTCGAGTTACCAAGGTAAAAGGTCATCGAAgccaaaagcacaaagaaagaatTCGGCTGTTAAGGCAGAAACGGGAGGCAGCTGCTCGCAAGAAGTACAACCTGCTGCAGGACAGCAGTACCAGTGATAGTGACCTGACGTGTGACTCGAGCACAAGTTCATCAGATGATGACGAAGAGGTTTCAGGGAGCAGCAAGACAATCACTGCAGAGATACCAG CTGGCTTCAGTCGTGCTGGGGGATCTGGAGGAGCGACCAGGGAAATTCCAGGATTGCTTGACAGGGGCACCGTGTGGGATAGGAACTGCATAGGCAATGTCCTGGAAGAGGCCATGAACTGCTTTGCCGAGATGCAGAGGCAGACAGAGGAGAAATTTCGCATGTGGATAGAAAAGCTAACCCGTCTTGACACggatgaagaaagcaagcaacaacTGGAGCCCAGGGAACCTAAAATTCAACTAGTTGGCCAAAGAATCCCCCCTACCACCCAGTCAGGGGCTTTCATACAGATGCCTGATAGCCAAGTACTTCCACAGCAGTCATTTAATTCTTACATGGGCTATCAAAATGTCGATGCTACACTAGAATTTCCAGCGACTTTTAATAACAATTTTCCACCTATCTTTCCAGAGAATGGGAATATTGCAGAGCCTGACCTGAATCAATCataa